The Gloeobacter morelensis MG652769 genome contains the following window.
GGCGGGTTTTACCACCGTCTTCATGGGTATCGAGACCCCCGATACCGACAGCCTGCTGGAGGTGCACAAGCTCCAGAACACCCGCCATTCGCTCGCGGAGTCGTGCGAGAAGGTCACCCGGGCGGGTCTGCAGATTATGTCCGGGTTCATCATGGGCTTCGACCACGAGCGGCCCGGAGCGGGGGAGCGCATCCGCGCCTTTATCGAACTGACCGGCATCCCCCAGGCCCAGCTCAGCCTGCTGCAGGCGCTGCAGAACACGGCGCTCTGGCAGCGATTGGAGCGCGAGGGACGGCTTATCGACGGTCTGGGTACCTTTCACCAGGGGGCCTTGATGAACTTCGTGCCCACCCGGCCGGTGGAGGAGGTTGTCGAAGAATATATCGACGCTTTCTGGCGCATCTACGAGCCGCTACCCTACCTCAAGCGCACCTTTACCCACTTTGGGCGCATGGGAGTCCGGCGGGCCGATAGCCGCAGGCGCTTCGATTGGGCGGCTTTGCGGATGTTTGCGGCCGTCTGCTGGCATCAGGGGATCGTCCGCTCGACGCGCTGGCGCTTCTGGTGGCAGCTTGCAGCGATCGCCCTCACCAAATCGCGGCTGCTGTTCGATTACTTCATCGCCCTGGCGGCCGGGGAGCACTTTTTTGCCTACCGCCACGAGGTGCGCGCCCAACTGCGCGCCCAGCTCGCAGCGATGCGGCAGCTGAGGGAGCACCCAGAAAATCAGCCGCCCTCGGCTGCCACCCCCAGTGCCTGGGCCAACAACGCCTGAGCGTCGTAGGGGGGCCGCTGTTCGCCCACGATGCGCCCGCCCTGGAGCACCAGCAGGCGCTCGGCCAGCAGGGTCAATTCGGGCAGATCCGAAGAGACTACCAGCACGGCGGTGCCGCCCTCGGCGAGGGCGCGGATAAGCCCGTAGATCTCGACTTTGGCCTCGACATCGACGCCGCGGGTCGGTTCGTCGAGCAGCAGCACCCGGCACCCGGCGAGCAGCCAGCGCCCCAAGAGCGCCTTTTGCTGGTTGCCGCCGCTCAGGGCGCGGATGGCCATCTCCTGGGCGTGCGGCGCCAGGCGCAGTTGTCCCCCCAGTGCGCGGCAGGCGCTCCGCTCGCGGTACTGCTCGACGATCCCCCAGCGGGCGCGGCCGGGCAAGCTCACCAGGGCCATATTTTCGCGCACGCAGCGCTCGGGCAGCAGGCTGTGGCGCTTGCGGTCCTCCCCCAGCATGCCGATGCCGCGGGCGACGGCGTCGCGGGGCGAGCGCCAGACCACCGGTCGTCCATCGAGCACAATCTCTCCCGCCTCGGGCCTTTGGGCACCGAACAGCGTGCGCACCAACCGGGAGCGGCCCGCCCCGGCCACCCCCATCAGCCCCACCACCTCGCCGGCCCGCAGTTCCAGGTGCACATCTTTGAGCCGGCCGCAGCAGAGATTGTGCACGGTGAGGACGGGTCGGCCGGTTTGCGAGGCGGCCGGGGCGCCGGTCGGTTCAAGGGTGCGGCCCACCATGTGGCGCACCACCTCCGCCATCGACAGTGCTCCCACCGCAGCGCAGTGGACGCGCCTGCCGTTGCGCAGGACCGTCACCTGGTCGCAAAGGGCAAAGATTTCCTCCAGGCGGTGGGAGATATAGATAATTGCCGTGCCCTCCGCGCGAATCCGCCGGAGCACGGCGAACAGCTGCTCGCTCTGTTGGGCGCTCAGGCTGGCTGTGGGTTCATCGAGGATGAGCAGGCGCGCCTGTTGTCTGAGGGCGCGGGCAGTCTCGACCATCTGCTGTTCGGGCAAATTGAGCCGTCCGACCGGCGTGCGCGGGTCGATCGGTTGGCCCAAGCGCTCCAGTACCGCGCGGGCCGAATTTTCGAACTTCCCGTAGTCCACCGGCCGCCACCAGCTGTGCGCCTCCCCCAGGCAGATATTTTCGGCCACCGACAACGCCGGCACCAGCGCCAGTTCCTGGTGGATCATGGCGATGCCGGCGGCGCGGGCGGCGCGGGGCGAATCGAACCGGACGGCGGCACCCTGCCAGCGGACGGTACCCGCGTCGGGAGCAAGGGCACCCGAGAGAATTTTCATCAGCGTCGATTTACCGGCGCCGTTTTCACCGACCAAGGCGTGCACCTCCCCCGCCTCGACGGTGAAATCCACCCCGTCGAGCACCGTGACCGGCCCGAAGCGGCGGCTGATCTTTTCGAGAGCAAGGAGAGGCATCGGTATCAGGGGGCGGGGGTAAGGGTTTCGTTGCCCAGGGCGGCTTTGTCCACCAGCCGCACGGGCACGGGGATCACCGGTTCCACCGGTTGGCCCGCGAGGTGGGCAGCCACCGCCCGGATCGTCTCCTGGCCGATGCGGTAGGGATCCTGGGCGATATCGGCCTGCAGGGGAGATTTGCCCCCGGCGATGAGCTTACGCGCCTCCTCGGAGGCGTCGTAGCCCACGACGAAGATGCCTTTGCGCCCGGCAGCCTCGATGGCCGAGACGACGCCGAAGGCCGATTCGTCGTTGATGGCAAAGACGGCGTCGAGCTTGCGCTGGGACTGGAGCAGATCTTCGGCGGCTTTTAAGGAGCGGTCGCGCACGCCGTCGCCGGTGAGGCGGGCCACCACCCGGATATTCGGATAGGGCTTGAGGGCTTCCTCGAAGCCGCGCACCCGCTCGATCACCGACTGGATATAGGGCTGATCGATAATGGCCACCTGGCCCTGGCCGTTCAGGCGCTTGGCGATATACTCGCCCGCGAGCCGCCCGCCCGCAATATTGTCCGAGGCGATGTGGGAGACGACCGTGCCTTCTCTGGCGCGGATGTCGGCGGTGAAGACGGGAATATCGGCCTGATTGGCGCGGGCGATGGCCGGGCCGATCCCCTGGGAATCGGTCGGGCAAACCACGATCGCCGCCACTTTCTGGACAGCGTAATTTTCGAGCTGCCCCTGTTGGCGGGCCAGATCGAATTCGCCCGCATCGAGTCGCACAGTGAGCTTCTGCTTGGCCGCTTCTTCTTTGAGACCACGCTCCAGTTCGCGGTAAAAGGCGTCCTGACGGGTGAGCAGCGACACCCCCACCACCGGCCCCTCCGACCCGTTCTGGACACAGGCACCCAATACCAGTGCCCACAGCGCCGCCAACCACCAGAACCTTCGCACCCCGGACCCACCGCGCACATTTTCAGGCTCAAATGTACCAGGTGTCAGGTGTCATATCGAATCCGCGTCTATGGACATGGAATAACCCGGCGCTATTGCCAGCCGTCCTCCTCGCCGCAGTCGCTACGCAAAGCGTGCACGCACTGGAAACATCGGCCAAGCCCACCAACCCACTCTCCCGCTTATCACGCCCTGAAGTCCGGGGGGTGTCGGGGGGCTGGCAGCCCCTCGACGCGGGGAGGGGGAGAGCGCGAGAGGGGAACCCGAAGGGGGTGCCGCCTCTCGCCCACCCGCTGTCGTGCCAAGCCAACCACAGGTGCTAATAAGCACACCTTAGAAGATCACTGACAACTTTTTTATTGTTGAGCCGGGGTTTGCATCGGCTGAGCCGTCTCGATGGTGGAGCGCCGGGCCAGCCGAGCCAGCCAGTTTTTGAAGTCGTCCACGTAGGTAAACAGCACCGGGATCACCACCAGGGTGAGCAAGGTCGAACTCAAGAGTCCCCCCACCACCGCCACGGCCATAGGCGAGCGAAACTCCGAACCCGCCCCGATCCCCAGGGCAATGGGCAGCATGCCCGCGATCATGGCGATCGTGGTCATCAAGATCGGCTGCAGCCGGTCGATGCCCGCCGCCATCAGCGCCTCGCGCCGGGGCAGGCGCGCCTTTTCGATCAGCACAGTCGCGTACTACGACTAGCAATATCGAATTTTTGGTGACGATGCCCATCAGCATCAAGATGCCAATCAGGGCCGGCAGCACCAGGGGTTTGCCGGCCACCAGCAGCCCCGCGAGCGCCCCGCCGATGGACAGGGGCAATGCCGCCATGATTGTGAGGGGATGGAAAAAGTCCCCAAACAGCAGCACCAGTACTCCATAGATGAGCAACACTCCCACCAGCAGGGCCGTCCCGAAGCGTTCTGAAACTTGATCTTGCAGGTCCACATCGCCCGAGCGCACCAGGCGGATCGATTCGGGTAAATCGCCCATAGCGGGAAGGGCGTAGATCTGCTCCAGGGCAGGGCCGAGCTGCACGCCGTTCAAGTTGGCCTCCACCGAAATCTGGCGGGCGCGGTCGTAGCGATCGATCTGGGCGGCACCGCTACCGACGGCCAGCTCGGCCACCGTCTCCAGGGGGATGGCCCGCCCGTCGTCGGCGGTGACGCGCAGGTTGCGCAGCACCTCCAGATCTGTGCGGTAGCGCGGGTCGAGCTGCACGCGGATCGGAATCTGGCGATCTTCGAGGTTGAACCTGGCCAGGTTCGCGTCGATGTCGCCCAGCGTGGCGATCTTGGCGGTCACCCCGATGCGCTCCACCGAAACGCCCAGGTCCGCCGCCCGCTCAAAGCGGGGCCGGATGAGCAGTTCGGGGCGCGAGAGGCTCGCGGTGTTGCTGACGTTGGCAAGCCCCGGCAGCGCCTGCATCTGGGTGCTCAGCCCCTCGGCTGCGCGCGCCAGTTCGGCGGTATCTTCGCCCGTCAGGATAATCGAGACTTCTTTGCCTCCCCGAAAGCCCACCGAGAAGCCGAGGCGCGCCCCCGGCACAGCGGCCAGCACCGGTTGGATCGCTTTATCAAAATCTTGCTGGGTGATGGCGCGCTCCTCGCGGGGCTTGAGGTTGATGAAGAGCGTGGCCAGGCGCACCTCGCCTTGATCCCCGATCGAGACAAAGACATTTTTGATCTCGGGCCGCTTTTGCAATTGGTCATTCAGCCCGCGCGCCACCGCGTCGGTCTGGGCGAGGGTCGAGCCGGGCGGCAACTCCAGTTGCACTATCGACTGGCCGCGGTCGGTGTTGGCGAGAAACCCCGAAGGGAGGAGCGGGGCCAATAGCAGCGAGAGGACAAAAAAAGCGACCGCGGCCCCAATCGTGGCGGCGCGGTTGGAGAGCGCCCAGGCGAGGACGGTGCGGTAGGCGCGGGTGTACCAGGGCAACCGGATAGGGGCAGGCTTGGCTGCGAGCCAGTAGGCGGCCATCAGCGGGGTGACCATGCGCGCCACGAAGAGCGAAAAGAGCACCGCCGCCACCACCGTAAAACCGAACTGGCCAAAAAACTGACCCGGCACCCCGCCCATGAATCCCACCGGCACGAAGACCGCCACGATCGTCATCGTGGTCGCCACCACCGCCAGGCCGATTTCGTCGGCGGCAGCGAGGGCGGCCTGAAGGGGTGGTTTGCCCATCTTGATGTGGCGGTCGATATTTTCGATTTCGACGATCGCATCGTCCACCAACACCCCCACCACCAGCGCCAGCGCCAGCAGGCTCAAGCTGTTGAGGCTGTAGCCCAACAGCTTCATGACCGCAAAGGTGGGGATGGTCGAGAGGGGCATCGCCACCCCGGCAATCAAGGTCGCCCGCCCGTCGCGCAAGAACAAATAGACCACCACGACCGCGAGGGCCGCCCCCAACCAGAGCGCTTCGATCGAGGCGTCGTAATTTTCGTGAACGTAGCGCACCGAGGTATTGACCAAATCGAAGTGCACATCGGCGAAACGCTTCTCCAGTTGGGCAATCTGCGCTTCGACCCCCTTTTCGATCGCGACTTCGGAGCTGCCGGTGGAGCGGATCACCGAGAAGCCGACCACCGGTTTGCCGTCCAGGCGCGCCAGCTGGCGCGCTTCGGAGGTGCCGTCGCTGACGCTCCCCAGATCCGCAAGGGCCACGCGCCGCCCGCCCGGCAGGACAATTTGCGTGGCGCGCAGGTTCTCGACGGTAGCAGCGCTGCCGAGGGTGCGGATGGTCTGCTCGCGGCTTCCCAGTTCCCCCCGTCCCCCCGGCAGATCCCGGTTGAGGGCGCGCACCTGGCGGTTCACTTCCTCAGCGGTGATCCCCAGGGCAAACAACCGATCCGGGTCGAGGTCGATGCGCACTTCGCGGCTCACGCCCCCGAAGCGCTGCACCCGCGAGACACCCTCGACGGTGAGCAAGGCCCGGCTCACGTCGCGATCGACAAACCAGCTCAGCTGCTCGACCGACCGGGTGGGAGAACCCACCGCATAGATCATCAGGGCGCCGCCCACAAAATCGACCCGCGCAATCACCGGCTCGTCGATGTCCTGGGGAAGTTCCTGGCGGATCTTGGTGACCGCGTCGCGCACGTCGTTGACCGCCCGGTCGGTGTCGGTGCCCAGCACAAATTCAACCGTCGTGGCCGAGAGGCCGTCCTTGATAGTCGAGCGCAGGTGCTCGACGTTCTCGATGCCCGCCAGGGCGTCTTCGATTTTGCGGGTCACCTGGCTTTCGAGTTCGGGCGGGGCAGCCCCGGACTGGGTGATGTTCACCGAGACGGTGGGCACATCGACGTTCGGGTTTTCGTTGACGGGCAGTTGCACAAAGCCCACCACTCCTGCGATCACCAGGGCGATAAACAGCACCGCAATCACGATCGGATGGCGAATCGACCAGGCTGAGAGGTTGTTCACGGCATTCCTCCTGCAGTGCGCACGCGCGCGCCGTCTTTGAGATATCCCGCCCCGGCGAGCACGATTTGCTCCCCGACTGCAAGCCCGCCGGTGATCTCCACCTGTCCGCCGGAGCGCGCCCCGGTCCCGACCGCGCGGCGCACGGCCTTCTCACCCTGGACGACAAAGACGTGGGCGCGGCCGTTGTCGAACAGCAGAGCTCCCTCGGGGACCGCGAGCGCTAAACCGGCACCAGCGCGCAATTCACCGCGCGCGAACATACCCGGTCGCAAAGCCGGGTCGGGCGGGAGGTCAATTTTCACCAGGGCATTGCGGTTACCCGCATCCACGGCCGGGGCAATTTCGCGCACGCGCCCTGCGAAGCGGCGTTCCGGGAGCGCATCGGTCTGCACAGTGACCGCCTGCCCCGGGGCAATCGCCCCCAGGCGCACTTCGCTCACCTCCGCCTGCAACTCCAGGCGCTGGTCGCGCACGAGGGTGAAAAGCGCCTGGGCGCTCAGGGGACTGACCACGCTGCCAAGTTTTGCCTGGCGTCTGCTGATGAGCCCGCCCGCAGGAGCGGTGATCCGCGTCTGGGCGAGCATGGCGAGCAACTCTTCGCGCCGCGCCTCGGCACGGGCCAGATCGCTCTCAGCGACGGCAATCGCCTGCGAAGCGCCGCCCAGGCGCGCCCCGTACGTGTCGGCGCTGGTGCGCCGGGCCGTGGCTTCCACCTCGCTAATCGCCCCCTGGCGCTGCAGGTCGTCGAAGCGGCGCCGGTTGGCCTCCGCCTCGCCGCGCAGCGCCCTTGCCTCCGCGAAATTCGCGCGGCTCTGGGCAATCAGCGCCCGGCTGCGGGCAATCTCCGCCTCGACCTGCCGGATCTGGGCGCGCAGAGGCCGGTCGTTAAGGCGAGCGAGCAACTGGCCGCGCCCCACCCGCTCCCCCTCTTCGACGTAGACACCCTCGATGCGCAATCCGCTCAGCTCGGCCCCGATGGGCAACTCGTCCCAGGCGGCGATCGAACCGGTGACCATGAGCGTCTTCGCAAACGGGCGTCTCTCGACAGGCTCGACGGTGACGCTCAAAGCCGCGGGCGGCCCGGCCGCCTCGCTCGCTTTGGGTGCCGGACGGCTCAGCGCAAAGACGAGCACCCCGACAAGCCCGCTCCCGGCCAGCAGCAGCCAGCGCACCGTCCAGCCCGAACGCTTCGCCGGGGGCGTGTGGGCGGCGGGAGACGGGTTCTCGATGCCTTCGAGAGATGGACGCATGATCGCTCCTCCCATGGAAAGGTGACCGCGAAGCCCGGGGCCTGCGGATGGCTACAAATCCTGTACGCGCGAACCATCCCCCACAGGTGCAGGGACGCCACAACCGGAATAAAATGTAAGCGAAAGCTCGTATTTGCAGAATATGAGCTATTGCTCGTATCTGTCAAGCGGGTGGTTGCCTCTTGAAGCATCCACTGCTCTACGTCGCAGAGGCTTCTGAGGTACATGGCTCCCAGTTTTCAGCTGGTCCACAGGCCCGAATCGCATTCCACCAAAGACCGACAAGACGAAGCAGGCCAGCAAATGCTTGAACCGCTGGAAATGACGACAGTGGGCGGGACTTATAAAGATTGCACCATCGTTGTGCCCGCCCATTGGCGATAAGTTGCCTGGCTTGCGGGCGGAGCCGAAGGTTGATCCCAATTCCTTAGGTGGCAAGACCTGCTTCGAGATCGGCGACCACCGCCACCAGCGAGCGGGTCTGGGCGTGGATGCGGCGCTGGCGCGTCGCACCGTTGCCCGATGCGAGCATGGCGAAAATCCCCGCCAGATAAGCGCTACAGCCCAACTCTGCCGCCAGCGGCTGCATCTCGCCCACGGTCTGCTCAATGAGTTTGCGGGTAGGAATCCCTTGGAGGGTGAGCGGGTCGATCAATTCGCCCTCCAGCCCCCAGCGGCAGGCGCGCCACTTGTTCTCGCGGATGATGCCGGGGTGCAGCAGGCGGACTTCCTCGCCGTTTTCGTAGAGTCGCCGGAAATACACCGCCAGGCACTGCACCAGGGCGGTGAGGGCGAGCACCTCCGCCAGGGTGCGGGTGGCGTCGCAGATGCGCACTTCGATCGTGCCGAAGTCGGAGTGGGGCCGGATATCCCACCAGATTTCGCGCTGGCTGCCGATCGAACCGGTCTCCAGCAGCACCTGAATCAGATTTTCGTAGCCTTCCCAGTTCTCAAAGCGAAACGGCAGACCGGCGGAGGAGAGATTCTCGAAAACCTTGGTGCGGCAGCTATCGAGGCCCGTGTCGTCACCCTCCCAAAAAGGCGAATTGGCCGAGAGCGCCAGCAGCATCGGCGCGTACTGGGTGATCTGGTTGATCACCTGTATCGCTGTCTCGCCGTCGGGCATGCCGACATGGACGTGCAGGCCGTAAATCTGCATCCGCCGGGCCGTCCAGACGTGTTTGTCGACCAAGGCACGGTAGCGGGGGGTCTGGGTGTACTGCCGCTCGCGCCAGCGGGCAAAGGGGTGGGTGCCGGCCGAGAGAAAGCTTACGCCGCGCTCGCGGCAGACAGAGCGCAGCAGCGTAAGCTGCGTGGTCAGATCCCGCTCGACCTGGGCGACATCCTTGCAAATGCCCGTGTTGATCTCGATGGTGGCCTGCACCAGTTCCGGCTTGACCACCAGTCCGACCTCCGGGTGCTCCTCGCAAAAAGCGACCAGCTCCGGTCCGCGCGGGGTGAGATTGCCCGTTTCGGGGTCGATAATCTGAAGCTCCATCTCGACCCCGAGGGTTGGAGCAGCGGAGGACTGGAAAGGGATGGTCACATTAGTAGGTTTCGACGTGCCAGAAACCGGATTGCTTGAGATTGTAGCGGTAATCCTTCCAGACGATGTCCTTGGCGGCGGCGGCGGCGGTAAAAGCGTCGTCGATGCCATCTTCCATGCCCTTGAGGCCGCAAATATACGTAAAGGTGTTGCCGCCTGAGATGAGCTCCCACAGAGCCCCGGCGTGCTCGGCGATGCGGTGCTGGACATACATGCGGCCGCCCTGGGCGTTCTTTTGCTCGCGGCTAATCGCTTCGACGATCTGAAAGTCGCCCTTGGCGGTGTAGCCGGCCAGTTCGTTCTGGTATAGGTAGCTGTTGGAATTTTGCATCCCAAAAAACAGCCACACCTTGCCCTGCCAGGGGGTATCCATTTCGTCGTAGATGCGGCGCAGGAAGGCGCGAAAGGGCGCGATGCCGGTGCCGGTGGCGATCAAGACCAGGTTGGTGCTCGGATCTTCAGGCAGCAGGAAGGTCTTGCCGGTGGGGCCGGTAATCGACACAGCGTCGCCAGGGGCCAGATCGCAGATAAAGTTCGAGGCAACGCCACGGACGATCTGACCGGTCTCGGGGTGTTTGTAGACGACGCGCTTGACGCACAGCGAGACGGTCTGGCCGTCTTTGTTGTCGCCGATGCGGCTGGAGGCGATCGAGTAGAGCCGCAACTTGTGGGGCTTACCCTGGGCATCGGTGCCCGGAGGAACGATGCCGATGCTCTGGCCTTCGAAGTAGCGCAGATCGCCGCCGCTCAAGTCGAGGACGACATGGCGCACATCGTTGTCCGGGTCGTCGGGCGTCAGGTTGATGTTTTGAAGCGCCTTGCCCCGGAACGGACTGGCCGGACGGTAAATGTTGACGGGGACTTCGAAGGTACGTGTGGCGGCGTGGGCCATGGTCGGCTATCTCCTGAAGACGGCGAAACGGCAGCGGGCAACGATCGACAGATTATGCCCAGTGTAAAACCTCACCGGCAAAGCTCAGCACATCGCGCCGGATCCAGCGAGCGGATCCACGGGGGAGGGACAGACGGGGAGGAAAAAATTTCAAGAAATAATGCGCGATGTTTAGATTTACCGATAGGTATTTTTACCTTACTATAGATAACAAAGAAAGTAACTATTGCCACACTCGGACCGGGGTCTTGTTGCTCCGGTACCTGTGCTCTGTTACCATTGGGGGGCATTTTTTGCTTGCTCTGTGGGCATTTGAGCCCGGTGGGCGAGTAGCGGGTGGTCCAGTCAGGGAAGCCAGTCCAAGGAGAACGCGATGGTCAGTACGTTGGACCGAGTGGTCCTGATCGGTGTCGGTGGGGATTCGGGTTGCGGCAAGTCGACATTCCTCAGGCGGCTCAAAGATCTGTTCAGCAAGGAGCTTGTCACGGTCATCTGCCTCGATGACTACCACTCGCTCGACCGCAAGCAGCGCAAAGAAACGGGCATCACCGCCCTCGACCCGCGCGCCAACAATTTTGATCTGATGGCCGAGCAGGCGACCGCCCTCAAGGCCGGCCAGTCGATCATGAAGCCCATCTACAACCACGAGACGGGCAAAATCGACCCCCCCGAGCTGATCGAGCCCACTCCGATCGTCATCCTCGAAGGGTTGCATCCTTTTTACGACGAGCGCGTGCGCAGCCTGTTCGACTTCAAGATCTACTTCGACCTCTCCGATCCGATCAAGATTCAGTGGAAGATCCAGCGCGACATGGCCGAGCGCGGCCACACCTACGAAGATGTCCTCAAGCAGATCGAATCGCGCCGCCCGGACTTTTCGGCCTACATCGACCCGCAGAAGCAGTACGCCGATGTGGTGCTGCAGATTCTGCCCAGCGAGCTTCCTGAAAAACCGGGCGGCATCAAGCGCGTCAAAGCTTGCATGGTGCAGGTGGACGGCATCCCCAACTACGACGCGCCCTACCTGTTTGACCGGGCGATCTCCGATGTGTGCTGGAAGCCCAATTTCCCCAACTCGGATGAAGAGTTGACCTTTTGCTACGGCACCCAGGATTACTTCGGTCGCCCGGCGTCGTACCTGTCGATCGACGGCGAGTTTGCTCCGGAGGATTCTCCCGAACTCGAAGAGAAGCTGCGCAACACCAGTGAGACGCGCTACGGCGAACTCGCTTCGCTCATCCTCAAGCACACCGATTACCCCGGCTCCCGCGACGGCACCGGCTTTTTCCAGGTGCTCATGAGCCTCAAGTTCCGCGCTATCTACGAAGCTCTCACCGCCCAACTGCTGGCGGGTTCCAAGGCCAAGTAGCGCGCCGCGCCCACCTTTCGCGACAGGAAGTATCCATGACTGGCACTTTGCTTGACAAGACCGCCGCCCAGTTGGACGAGTTGAGCATCAACACCATTCGTTTTCTGGCCGTTGATGCCGTCCAGAAGGCCAACTCCGGTCACCCGGGCCTGCCGATGGGGGCCGCCCCGATGGCCTACGTGATCTGGACGAAGTTCCTCAAGCACAACCCCACCAACCCGAAGTGGTTCGACCGCGATCGGTTCATCCTCTCGGCGGGTCATGGTTCGATGCTGCTCTACGCGCTGCTGCACCTGACCGGCTACGACCTGTCGATGGACGATCTCAAGCAATTTCGCCAGCTGCACTCGCGAACCCCGGGCCATCCGGAGAACTTCATGACCCCGGGGGTGGAGGTGACCACCGGCCCCCTCGGCCAGGGCCTCGGCAACGGCATCGGCGTCGCCATCGCCGAAGCGCATCTTGCGGCGCGCTACAACCGTCCCGGCCACGAAATCATCGATCACACCACCTACGCGATCGTCTCCGACGGCGATCTGATGGAAGGGGTGGCCTCGGAGGCCGCTTCGCTGGGGGGCCACCTGGGCCTGGGCAAGGTCATCTATCTCTACGACGACAACCACATCTCGATTGACGGCGAGACCGAGTTGTCCTTTACCGAAGACCGCATGCAGCGCTTCGACGCCTACGGCTGGCACACCCAGGCGGTAGACGACGGCAACGACCTGGAGGCCATCGAGCAGGCCATCCACAACGCCCGCGCCGTCACCGACAAGCCTTCGATCATCGCCGTGCGCACGATCATCGGTTACGGTTCACCCAACAAAGCCAACAGCCACGACGTGCACGGCTCGCCTCTGGGCGGGGACGAAGTCAAAGCGACCAAAGAGAACCTCAAGTGGCCCCTGGAGCCCGAGTTTTATATTCCCGAGCAGACCCTCGCCCACTTCCGCAAAGCTGTAGAGGCGGGCAAGCAGGCGGAGGAAGACTGGAACGCCCGCTT
Protein-coding sequences here:
- a CDS encoding FAD-binding oxidoreductase, coding for MAHAATRTFEVPVNIYRPASPFRGKALQNINLTPDDPDNDVRHVVLDLSGGDLRYFEGQSIGIVPPGTDAQGKPHKLRLYSIASSRIGDNKDGQTVSLCVKRVVYKHPETGQIVRGVASNFICDLAPGDAVSITGPTGKTFLLPEDPSTNLVLIATGTGIAPFRAFLRRIYDEMDTPWQGKVWLFFGMQNSNSYLYQNELAGYTAKGDFQIVEAISREQKNAQGGRMYVQHRIAEHAGALWELISGGNTFTYICGLKGMEDGIDDAFTAAAAAKDIVWKDYRYNLKQSGFWHVETY
- a CDS encoding substrate-binding domain-containing protein, translating into MRRFWWLAALWALVLGACVQNGSEGPVVGVSLLTRQDAFYRELERGLKEEAAKQKLTVRLDAGEFDLARQQGQLENYAVQKVAAIVVCPTDSQGIGPAIARANQADIPVFTADIRAREGTVVSHIASDNIAGGRLAGEYIAKRLNGQGQVAIIDQPYIQSVIERVRGFEEALKPYPNIRVVARLTGDGVRDRSLKAAEDLLQSQRKLDAVFAINDESAFGVVSAIEAAGRKGIFVVGYDASEEARKLIAGGKSPLQADIAQDPYRIGQETIRAVAAHLAGQPVEPVIPVPVRLVDKAALGNETLTPAP
- a CDS encoding glutamate--cysteine ligase; translated protein: MTIPFQSSAAPTLGVEMELQIIDPETGNLTPRGPELVAFCEEHPEVGLVVKPELVQATIEINTGICKDVAQVERDLTTQLTLLRSVCRERGVSFLSAGTHPFARWRERQYTQTPRYRALVDKHVWTARRMQIYGLHVHVGMPDGETAIQVINQITQYAPMLLALSANSPFWEGDDTGLDSCRTKVFENLSSAGLPFRFENWEGYENLIQVLLETGSIGSQREIWWDIRPHSDFGTIEVRICDATRTLAEVLALTALVQCLAVYFRRLYENGEEVRLLHPGIIRENKWRACRWGLEGELIDPLTLQGIPTRKLIEQTVGEMQPLAAELGCSAYLAGIFAMLASGNGATRQRRIHAQTRSLVAVVADLEAGLAT
- a CDS encoding sugar ABC transporter ATP-binding protein: MPLLALEKISRRFGPVTVLDGVDFTVEAGEVHALVGENGAGKSTLMKILSGALAPDAGTVRWQGAAVRFDSPRAARAAGIAMIHQELALVPALSVAENICLGEAHSWWRPVDYGKFENSARAVLERLGQPIDPRTPVGRLNLPEQQMVETARALRQQARLLILDEPTASLSAQQSEQLFAVLRRIRAEGTAIIYISHRLEEIFALCDQVTVLRNGRRVHCAAVGALSMAEVVRHMVGRTLEPTGAPAASQTGRPVLTVHNLCCGRLKDVHLELRAGEVVGLMGVAGAGRSRLVRTLFGAQRPEAGEIVLDGRPVVWRSPRDAVARGIGMLGEDRKRHSLLPERCVRENMALVSLPGRARWGIVEQYRERSACRALGGQLRLAPHAQEMAIRALSGGNQQKALLGRWLLAGCRVLLLDEPTRGVDVEAKVEIYGLIRALAEGGTAVLVVSSDLPELTLLAERLLVLQGGRIVGEQRPPYDAQALLAQALGVAAEGG
- a CDS encoding efflux RND transporter periplasmic adaptor subunit: MRPSLEGIENPSPAAHTPPAKRSGWTVRWLLLAGSGLVGVLVFALSRPAPKASEAAGPPAALSVTVEPVERRPFAKTLMVTGSIAAWDELPIGAELSGLRIEGVYVEEGERVGRGQLLARLNDRPLRAQIRQVEAEIARSRALIAQSRANFAEARALRGEAEANRRRFDDLQRQGAISEVEATARRTSADTYGARLGGASQAIAVAESDLARAEARREELLAMLAQTRITAPAGGLISRRQAKLGSVVSPLSAQALFTLVRDQRLELQAEVSEVRLGAIAPGQAVTVQTDALPERRFAGRVREIAPAVDAGNRNALVKIDLPPDPALRPGMFARGELRAGAGLALAVPEGALLFDNGRAHVFVVQGEKAVRRAVGTGARSGGQVEITGGLAVGEQIVLAGAGYLKDGARVRTAGGMP
- a CDS encoding phosphoribulokinase translates to MVSTLDRVVLIGVGGDSGCGKSTFLRRLKDLFSKELVTVICLDDYHSLDRKQRKETGITALDPRANNFDLMAEQATALKAGQSIMKPIYNHETGKIDPPELIEPTPIVILEGLHPFYDERVRSLFDFKIYFDLSDPIKIQWKIQRDMAERGHTYEDVLKQIESRRPDFSAYIDPQKQYADVVLQILPSELPEKPGGIKRVKACMVQVDGIPNYDAPYLFDRAISDVCWKPNFPNSDEELTFCYGTQDYFGRPASYLSIDGEFAPEDSPELEEKLRNTSETRYGELASLILKHTDYPGSRDGTGFFQVLMSLKFRAIYEALTAQLLAGSKAK